AGCGATTGCCTCTGCTGTCATTGTTTTGCCGGACCCAGGTGGGCCGACCAGCAGCAACTTTCGGCGTGGGGCCAGCCCACGTGCGCGTAGTCGCGCCTGCTGGCGTTGTTCCCGGAGAACGCGAGCGAGACGATCATGGAGTTCGGGAGCAAGCACCATACTCGAAAGCCGGATATCGGAATAACGGGCAGAAAGGAATGCGCTCAGTTCCCCCTTTGGCTGGGCAAGCGGGACGGGTCCCACGCCTCGGCGCGCGACCTTGGCGGTTTTTCCCTTGGCGCTATCAACAAGTTCGCGCAATTCCTGCGCAAGCTTACCATGCCCTTGTCTCGCTTCATGCGCCGCGAGCTGAGTGGCGATCGACAGAAAACGTTCCTCATCGTCGGCAATGTAGCTTTGTAGGAGTGCGACGATGTGGCGGGCGGTTGTCATGATACAGAGTGGTCCAAGGCCGCGGATACCCGATTCTATAGATGCAACTATCCATTGTGTCCAAAAAAGGTGCTTGAAGCCCTAACGCGAAGCAATATTCCACAGGTCCTAAATGGCGCGCGCCGCCCACAAACAAAAACGGCCGGGTCATCCGACCCGGCCGCTTCAAACTCTGATCCGCCGATGTAGCTAAAAACTCAGCTCGCCTTCTTCACGAACACCGGCTTGCCGACCTTCTTCTCGATCGCGCGCTTGAGATCCAGCGCGCGGGGGGAGAGCAGGTCGGCCTTGGCCTTCAGCAGATACGAATCGAGGCCGCCATTGTGGTCGACGCTCTTGAGCGCATTGGTCGAGACGCGCAGGCGCACGTTGCGGGCGAGCGCGTCCGAGATGAAGGTGACGTT
This portion of the Bradyrhizobium sp. AZCC 2262 genome encodes:
- the rpmB gene encoding 50S ribosomal protein L28; the encoded protein is MSRRCELTAKGPQVGHKVSHSNIKTKRRFLPNLVNVTFISDALARNVRLRVSTNALKSVDHNGGLDSYLLKAKADLLSPRALDLKRAIEKKVGKPVFVKKAS